Proteins encoded within one genomic window of Nitrospina gracilis 3/211:
- the cynS gene encoding cyanase — protein MEKTELVRRLKDAKKASGKTYDEIADALGLCNGYVAQLFQNQAQLKDGTAEKLQKVVPGITAEMIDQMKQCPMRSYNPMLIQEPNVYRMTEICLHYGEGIKELMNEKFGDGIMSAIDFKITVDKVKGDKGEDRMVVTMNGKFLPHIEQVQ, from the coding sequence ATGGAAAAGACGGAACTCGTCCGCCGCCTGAAGGACGCCAAAAAAGCATCCGGCAAAACCTACGATGAAATCGCCGACGCCCTCGGCCTGTGCAACGGTTACGTGGCGCAGTTGTTCCAGAACCAGGCGCAGTTGAAAGACGGCACCGCGGAGAAACTGCAAAAGGTCGTGCCCGGCATCACAGCGGAAATGATCGATCAAATGAAACAATGCCCGATGCGCTCGTACAACCCGATGCTCATCCAGGAGCCGAACGTGTATCGTATGACCGAGATCTGCCTGCACTACGGCGAAGGCATCAAGGAACTGATGAACGAGAAGTTCGGCGACGGCATCATGTCGGCCATCGACTTCAAGATCACGGTGGACAAGGTGAAGGGCGACAAGGGCGAAGACCGCATGGTGGTCACCATGAACGGCAAGTTCCTGCCGCATATCGAGCAGGTGCAGTAA
- a CDS encoding pentapeptide repeat-containing protein, with protein sequence MVERRQLDKAEIEASKKNLERARLNKSDLEGIDLSEGYMKEVDLERCNLKRSNFKNASINGGYFKGSNLFGSNFFGASLIRADFTRTNLSGVNFRNTDLSGAKFHQALLKRAQFEGANLVRSEFLEAQMNEANLAGVRFNKSDLRGAMMIGINLAGAQIPQSHLSKTNISKGDLTGTDVSGCNLTGSDLREAVLRETNFQNAILDRTFLKGADLTGANLTGARLRGADFAETVLDGANFSGADLSLVTNLSAERMQKAVLDQSTKLPDHLKAESDGNGGYTVTELPREA encoded by the coding sequence ATGGTGGAACGGCGTCAACTGGACAAGGCGGAGATCGAGGCGTCCAAGAAAAACCTGGAACGGGCCAGGCTCAACAAGTCGGACCTGGAAGGCATCGACCTGAGCGAAGGCTACATGAAGGAAGTGGACCTGGAGCGGTGCAACCTGAAGCGGTCCAATTTCAAGAACGCGTCGATCAACGGCGGCTACTTCAAGGGAAGCAACCTGTTCGGCTCGAACTTTTTCGGAGCGTCTCTGATCCGCGCCGATTTCACGCGCACGAACCTTTCCGGCGTGAACTTCCGCAACACGGACCTGAGTGGGGCGAAGTTTCACCAGGCGCTTTTGAAACGGGCTCAGTTTGAGGGTGCGAACCTGGTGCGCTCGGAATTCCTGGAAGCCCAGATGAATGAAGCGAATCTTGCCGGCGTCCGCTTCAACAAGTCCGACCTGCGCGGCGCGATGATGATCGGCATCAACCTCGCCGGGGCGCAGATCCCGCAGTCGCACCTGAGCAAGACCAACATTTCGAAAGGCGACCTCACCGGCACCGATGTGAGCGGTTGCAACCTCACCGGTTCCGACTTGCGCGAAGCGGTGCTCCGGGAAACCAATTTCCAGAACGCCATCCTTGACCGCACGTTTCTGAAAGGGGCCGACCTCACGGGAGCGAACCTGACCGGTGCGCGCCTGCGCGGCGCCGACTTTGCCGAAACGGTTCTGGACGGCGCCAATTTTTCCGGCGCGGACCTCTCACTCGTCACTAACCTTTCAGCGGAGAGGATGCAAAAGGCGGTGCTCGACCAAAGCACCAAACTGCCCGATCACCTGAAAGCTGAGTCCGACGGCAACGGCGGTTACACCGTCACCGAACTGCCCCGCGAAGCGTAA
- a CDS encoding ammonium transporter encodes MEQNIQTLETSGDVLFMMLGAVMVFAMHGGFAFLEVGTVRRKNQVNALVKIIVDFSICTVVYFTIGYAIAYGVYFYDSAETLVADKQGYELVHFFFLLTFAAAIPAIISGGIAERAKFWTQALAGALFVAFAYSLFEGMVWGQISFLGQDGSWLAGLGGKPFHDFAGSVVVHSMGGWIALVGVIVLGPRIGRWSASGKSTPIPVSNIPFLALGSWMLCIGWYGFNVMSAATLTGVTGLVAINSLFAMVGGILFALVIGKNDPGFIHNGALAGLVAICAGSDQVHPIGAFFIGGIAAIIFVKGFIWEQEKLKLDDVLGVWPLHGISGTWGGIACGIFGQKALGGLGDVSFLSQLIGSLIAVGVAVVFGFVVYKTLDALFGIRLSKEEEMQGSDLSVHRLEAYPEEVMSKYS; translated from the coding sequence ATGGAACAGAATATTCAAACTCTGGAGACAAGTGGTGACGTATTATTCATGATGCTGGGGGCGGTGATGGTGTTCGCCATGCACGGGGGCTTCGCGTTTCTGGAAGTCGGCACCGTGCGCAGGAAAAACCAGGTGAACGCGCTGGTCAAAATCATCGTCGATTTTTCCATCTGCACGGTGGTGTATTTCACGATCGGGTACGCCATCGCCTACGGCGTGTATTTTTACGACTCCGCCGAGACCCTCGTCGCCGACAAGCAGGGCTACGAGCTGGTGCATTTCTTTTTTCTTCTCACCTTTGCGGCAGCCATTCCCGCCATCATTTCCGGTGGCATCGCGGAACGCGCCAAGTTCTGGACACAGGCGCTGGCGGGGGCGTTGTTTGTGGCCTTCGCCTACTCGCTGTTCGAGGGCATGGTGTGGGGCCAGATCTCGTTTCTGGGCCAGGACGGATCGTGGCTGGCCGGACTGGGCGGCAAACCGTTTCACGATTTCGCGGGATCGGTGGTGGTGCACTCCATGGGCGGGTGGATCGCGCTGGTCGGCGTCATTGTGCTGGGTCCGCGCATCGGCAGGTGGAGCGCGTCGGGAAAGAGCACGCCGATCCCGGTCAGCAACATCCCGTTTCTCGCGCTGGGAAGCTGGATGCTGTGCATCGGCTGGTACGGATTCAACGTCATGTCCGCCGCCACGCTGACGGGCGTCACCGGACTGGTCGCGATCAATTCCCTGTTCGCGATGGTGGGCGGCATCCTGTTCGCGCTGGTCATCGGCAAGAACGATCCGGGCTTCATCCACAACGGCGCCCTGGCGGGACTGGTGGCCATCTGCGCCGGGTCCGACCAGGTGCACCCGATCGGCGCGTTTTTCATCGGCGGCATCGCGGCGATCATTTTCGTCAAGGGCTTCATCTGGGAGCAGGAGAAGCTGAAGCTCGACGACGTGCTGGGCGTATGGCCCCTGCACGGCATCTCCGGTACGTGGGGCGGCATCGCCTGCGGCATCTTCGGCCAGAAGGCGCTCGGCGGTCTGGGGGACGTGAGTTTCCTCTCGCAGTTGATCGGGTCGCTCATCGCGGTGGGCGTTGCCGTCGTGTTCGGCTTTGTCGTTTACAAAACGCTCGACGCGCTGTTCGGCATCCGCCTCTCTAAAGAGGAGGAGATGCAGGGATCGGACCTGTCGGTCCACCGCCTGGAAGCGTATCCGGAAGAGGTGATGTCCAAGTACAGCTGA
- a CDS encoding cation:proton antiporter domain-containing protein, whose product MAQLIQDLTILLLVSLPITVLFHRFKLPTVVGFLVTGMLIGPHGLGLIGDLESVEHLAEIGVILLLFIIGLEFSLSQMLKQLGRIVGTGGLQLGLTAVVCFFLFSAMSFPVNQSVALGLLIALSSTAILLNMLNERVELDTLHGRIAVGVLLFQDVCVVPFMLVVPLLAKIETISGWSFLWAFLKAVGAVGGVFFLSRLLVPRALGRIVQVGKREHLTLFVIFIILGTGWVSHQIGLTLAMGAFIAGLILSETEYNHQIILDILPLKEYFVSVFFTSVGMLMQVEVFLEQPGFLLMLAAVVIAVKAVMAFVAALLAGTAPRIAFIVGIRLAQVGEFSLILAAVALETGVFDSRLYQQFLIVSILSMIVAPFLIQVSSSLSLRLFKGGLAADSGTQSKATQVSDHVIVVGYDTVGQNLSKVLREVQIPFTVVDLDGQQIKRALVEQCHGFYGDATQRSTLLRAGIRQAKMLVVSIQELKALEQVVRLARQLNPNLYILVKTRLASEVESLTQAGADLVIPAEFETSIEIFSRVLREFGMPHNVIEQQVELMRLEGYRMLRGLSLNMDSLANFSTYLTASLSRSFLVLEGSWANGKTLRQIELKTKTGATLIAVVRNQEAQPNPIADFTIEVRDVLILFGSHAQLDQAHRLLQDGPSTKSESRARVN is encoded by the coding sequence ATGGCCCAACTCATACAAGACCTCACCATCCTCCTGCTCGTTTCCCTTCCAATCACGGTTCTTTTTCACCGATTCAAGCTGCCGACGGTGGTGGGGTTTCTGGTGACGGGGATGCTGATCGGCCCGCACGGGCTGGGGTTGATCGGCGACCTGGAATCGGTCGAGCACCTGGCGGAGATCGGCGTCATCCTCCTCCTGTTCATCATCGGGCTCGAATTTTCACTGAGCCAGATGCTGAAGCAACTGGGGCGCATTGTGGGCACAGGCGGGTTGCAGCTGGGCTTGACCGCGGTGGTGTGTTTTTTCCTGTTTTCTGCGATGTCGTTCCCGGTGAACCAGAGCGTGGCACTGGGCTTGTTGATTGCGCTGTCCAGCACCGCGATCCTTCTCAACATGCTCAATGAACGGGTGGAGCTCGATACCCTGCACGGGCGCATCGCCGTCGGCGTGCTCTTGTTTCAGGATGTGTGCGTGGTGCCGTTCATGCTGGTGGTGCCGCTTTTGGCAAAGATTGAAACCATTTCCGGCTGGAGTTTTCTGTGGGCGTTCCTGAAAGCCGTCGGTGCGGTGGGCGGCGTGTTTTTTCTGTCCCGTCTGCTTGTTCCCCGCGCGCTGGGAAGGATTGTGCAGGTTGGAAAGCGGGAACACCTGACGTTGTTTGTCATCTTCATCATTCTCGGAACCGGATGGGTGTCGCACCAGATCGGGTTGACTCTGGCAATGGGTGCGTTCATCGCCGGCCTGATTCTTTCCGAAACCGAATACAACCACCAGATCATTCTCGACATCCTTCCCCTGAAGGAATATTTCGTCAGCGTGTTTTTCACCTCGGTGGGCATGCTGATGCAGGTGGAAGTGTTCCTGGAACAGCCGGGGTTTCTTCTCATGCTTGCGGCGGTGGTCATTGCCGTCAAGGCGGTGATGGCGTTTGTTGCCGCCCTGCTGGCAGGCACCGCGCCGCGCATTGCATTCATCGTCGGCATCCGGTTGGCGCAGGTGGGTGAATTCTCCCTCATTCTCGCGGCGGTGGCTCTGGAGACGGGGGTTTTCGATTCCAGGCTGTACCAGCAGTTTTTGATCGTCTCCATTTTGTCCATGATTGTGGCCCCGTTTCTGATCCAGGTATCTTCCAGCCTGTCCTTGCGCCTGTTCAAGGGCGGGCTCGCCGCCGATTCCGGCACGCAAAGCAAGGCGACGCAGGTGAGCGACCACGTCATCGTGGTGGGGTACGACACGGTCGGGCAGAACCTGTCTAAAGTGCTTCGTGAAGTCCAGATTCCCTTCACTGTGGTGGACCTGGATGGCCAGCAGATCAAACGCGCCCTGGTGGAACAGTGCCATGGGTTTTACGGGGACGCGACCCAGCGCTCCACCCTGCTGCGTGCGGGCATCCGCCAAGCCAAGATGCTGGTGGTGTCCATCCAGGAATTGAAAGCGCTGGAACAGGTGGTGCGGCTGGCCCGGCAGTTGAACCCCAACCTCTACATCCTGGTCAAGACCCGTTTGGCTTCGGAGGTGGAGTCGTTGACCCAGGCGGGCGCGGACCTGGTGATTCCCGCCGAGTTCGAAACCTCCATTGAGATTTTCTCGCGCGTGCTCCGCGAGTTCGGCATGCCCCACAACGTCATCGAGCAGCAGGTGGAGTTGATGCGTCTGGAAGGCTACCGCATGTTGCGCGGGTTGTCGTTGAACATGGACAGCCTGGCCAACTTTTCAACCTACCTCACCGCCTCGCTCAGCCGCTCATTCCTGGTTCTGGAGGGATCCTGGGCCAATGGAAAGACGCTCAGGCAGATTGAGCTCAAGACCAAAACCGGAGCGACGCTCATTGCGGTGGTACGCAATCAGGAAGCCCAGCCGAATCCCATCGCCGACTTCACCATCGAGGTCCGGGATGTGCTCATTCTGTTCGGCTCCCACGCGCAGCTGGACCAGGCCCACCGTTTGCTGCAGGACGGACCCTCGACGAAGTCCGAATCCAGAGCCAGGGTCAATTGA
- a CDS encoding DUF1499 domain-containing protein — MTISDNPTLNKSNNKVWLAVAGLALLLAACSGTRPDHLGVTDGRLAPCPDSPNCVSSFASDAEHQVKPLTFKSEPGAVMKAIQEELASRDRVEIITLNPHYLYAEFTSLVFRFVDDVEFLIYAETKTLHFRSASRIGRSDLGVNRKRIESIRKALAAKNL; from the coding sequence ATGACCATATCGGACAACCCAACTCTAAATAAATCAAATAATAAGGTCTGGCTTGCGGTAGCCGGGCTGGCTTTGCTTTTGGCGGCGTGTTCCGGCACGCGGCCGGATCATCTGGGTGTGACCGACGGACGCCTCGCCCCCTGCCCGGATTCCCCCAACTGCGTTTCCAGTTTTGCTTCCGATGCTGAGCACCAGGTGAAACCGCTGACGTTTAAAAGCGAACCGGGGGCGGTGATGAAGGCCATCCAGGAGGAACTGGCCAGTCGCGACCGGGTGGAGATCATCACCCTGAATCCCCATTACCTGTATGCGGAGTTCACCAGCCTGGTTTTTCGTTTCGTGGATGATGTTGAATTCCTGATTTACGCGGAGACGAAGACCCTCCACTTCCGTTCCGCCTCGCGCATCGGACGCAGTGACCTTGGCGTCAACCGGAAACGCATTGAGTCCATCCGGAAAGCCCTGGCCGCAAAGAACCTTTAG